The Streptomyces sp. NBC_00569 genomic sequence GGGTTCTGGGCGCGGCGAGCGTCGCCGCCGGGCTGCGTGTTCCCGGCTCCGTCGCCGAACCCATCGCCCGGCTCCCCTCGCACGGCGACCGGGTGCGCATCGAGCACCCCACCGGGTTCCTCGACATCGAGGCAGGCGTCGAGCTCGGCGCCGGCTCAGCCGTGGCGCGCCGCACCGCTGTGGTGCGTACCGCACGAAAGATCTTCGACGGCACGGTCTTCCCGCGATCCGCGGATCCCTTCCCCCGTCCCGACTCCCAAGGAGGCAACGGATGACGAATCCGCCCCTCGGTGACATCGCCCATCTCGGCCACGTCGAACTGCTCACTCCGGACCTGGACGCCAGCGTCGGGTTCTTCACCGACTACCTGGGCCTGACCGTGAACGGCCGCTCGGGCGACTCCGTCCATCTGCGGACCTTCGACGACTACGAGCATCACAGCCTCGTCCTCACCGCGAACGACAAGCCAGGCATCCGTCGCACCGCCCTGCGCACCTCCGGAGAGGAGGCCCTGCGGCGGCGGGTCGAGGCGCTGGAGGCGGCGGGCCACTCGGGCCGGTGGGCCGAGGACGAGCCGGGCATCGGCAAGATCTACGTCACCCAGGACCCCGACGGCCACGAGATCGCCCTGTACTGGGAGAGCGAGTACTACGAGGCACCCGACGAGCTGAAGCCCGCACTGAAGAACCAGCCGCAGGCCAAGCCCAACGGGGGAGTCGGGGTGCGCCGCCTCGACCACGTCAACTACCTGGCAGCCGACGTCGCCGCCAACGCCGACTTCCACCAGCACGTCCTGGGCGCCCGTCCCACCGAGCAGATCCAGCTCGACAGCGGCACCATCGGCGCCAAGTGGCTGACCTTCACCGACAAGTCGTACGACGTCGTCTACACCTCCGACTGGACCGGCTCGACCGGTCGCCTCCACCACATCGCCTTCGCCACCGACACCCGCGAGGACATCCTGCGAGCAGCCGATCTCGCCATCGACACCGGCGTGTTCATCGAGACCGGCCCGCACAAGCACGCCATCCAACAGACGTTCTTCCTCTACGTCTACGAGCCCGGCGGCAACCGCATCGAGCTGTGCAACCCGCTCACCCGCCTCGTCCTGGCCCCCGACTGGCCGCTCATCACCTGGACCGAGGAGGAGCGGAAGAAGGGGCAGGCCTGGGGCCTGAAGACCATCGAGTCCTTCCACACTCACGGCACCCCGCCGGAGGACTGACCGACCGGCAGGACGCGCTTCAGGGGTGGGCCGCGCACGGCTGTGTGCGGCCCACCCCTGCGCGTTCCTTGATTGCTCGAAATATTGTTAACAAAACCGTTGACGTCAATTGGCCGGGTCTCTAACGTCATCCGCACGCCGGGTCCGTCGCCATCGAGCCGCTCGGCTCGCCCCCTCCCCGAAGCCGCCTCCAGGGACACCGCTGTCCCGAACGAGAGGAACCCCCGATGTCGCCCTCCACCTCAACCGCCGCCGGCAGCGCCGTGCGCGGCAACCGGCTGGCCCTGCTGGTCGTCGGCCTGTGCTGGCTGCTCGTCTTCTTCGACGGCCTGGACATGTTCGTCTACGGCTCCGTACTGCCGCACATGCTTGAGACCAAGGCGCTGGGCATCAGCCCCGGCAAGGCCGGCGACGTCGGCTCGTACGCCACGTTCGGCATGCTGATAGGCGCCCTGTGCTCGGGCACCCTCAGCGACCGGCTCGGCCGCAAGCAGACCATCATCGCCTCCACCGTGGTCTTCTCCCTGGCCTCCGCCCTCTGCGCCACGGCGGGCAGCCTCGGTGTATTCGGCACCGGCCGCTTCGTGGCCGGCCTCGGCCTCGGCGGGCTGCTGCCCAGCGCGATCACCATGGTCGCGGAGTACGCCCCGCGCGGCCGCCGCGCCTTGATCGTCGGCTCTCTGATGACCGCCCACCAGGCCGGTGGCATCCTGGCCGGCTTCGTGGCGCTGTGGACCGACAGCGACTGGCGGCTCTGCTTCTGGATCTGTGTGATCCCGCTCTTCGTCGGCGTCCCGCTGGCCGCCAGGTACCTGCCCGAATCGCTGGCCTTCCTACAGGCCAAGGGCCGTACGACAGAGGCCGCGGCGCTCGCCGACCGCTATGGCGTCGAGCTCGCCGCCCCGGGCGCCAAGCGTCCGGCGGGCGAGGGCTGGGGAGCAGTCGCCGCCCTGTTCCGCGGCAAGCTCTGGATCCAGACCCTGTTCTTCTGGCTGGCCTCCTTCGGCGGACTCCTCCTGGTGTACGGCTTCTCCCAGTGGCTGCCGTCGATGATGCGTGCCGCCGGTTACGACCTCGGGTCCGCGATCGGTTTCGTCATCGCGATCAACGCCGGTGGCATCGTCGGCATGCTGGTCG encodes the following:
- a CDS encoding catechol 2,3-dioxygenase, with the protein product MTNPPLGDIAHLGHVELLTPDLDASVGFFTDYLGLTVNGRSGDSVHLRTFDDYEHHSLVLTANDKPGIRRTALRTSGEEALRRRVEALEAAGHSGRWAEDEPGIGKIYVTQDPDGHEIALYWESEYYEAPDELKPALKNQPQAKPNGGVGVRRLDHVNYLAADVAANADFHQHVLGARPTEQIQLDSGTIGAKWLTFTDKSYDVVYTSDWTGSTGRLHHIAFATDTREDILRAADLAIDTGVFIETGPHKHAIQQTFFLYVYEPGGNRIELCNPLTRLVLAPDWPLITWTEEERKKGQAWGLKTIESFHTHGTPPED
- a CDS encoding MFS transporter, producing the protein MSPSTSTAAGSAVRGNRLALLVVGLCWLLVFFDGLDMFVYGSVLPHMLETKALGISPGKAGDVGSYATFGMLIGALCSGTLSDRLGRKQTIIASTVVFSLASALCATAGSLGVFGTGRFVAGLGLGGLLPSAITMVAEYAPRGRRALIVGSLMTAHQAGGILAGFVALWTDSDWRLCFWICVIPLFVGVPLAARYLPESLAFLQAKGRTTEAAALADRYGVELAAPGAKRPAGEGWGAVAALFRGKLWIQTLFFWLASFGGLLLVYGFSQWLPSMMRAAGYDLGSAIGFVIAINAGGIVGMLVGGRLTDRFGGSRISAIWFACTAVGIGVLSVHMPLALTYIVVFLTGLFLFSGQAMVYATVAHRSTDENRGTAVGWVSGMGRFGAVFGPWLGGRLVDNGSHTAGFTAFALAGVFALVFISLTGLRGLQPAVAETSGAGPQVSVAS